A genome region from Clostridia bacterium includes the following:
- a CDS encoding ATP-binding protein, whose translation MLKLKIYKTKIPSDINIMCATINEILRYLQSACEVISEDTLFEVKVILNELILNAIKHGNQEMGDRFVKIAAAVTKSGRMFLVIEDEGQGYDYKCIAKNAVNSLGDEDSCEMKVSGRGLIIVANLSEKLRLNKKGNRIVILKRLLYE comes from the coding sequence TTGCTTAAGCTAAAAATATATAAAACAAAGATACCCAGCGATATAAATATTATGTGCGCTACTATCAATGAAATACTCCGCTATTTGCAGAGCGCCTGTGAAGTTATATCTGAAGACACACTGTTTGAAGTAAAAGTTATCTTGAATGAATTGATTCTTAATGCTATAAAGCATGGCAACCAGGAGATGGGGGATAGATTCGTAAAGATAGCAGCTGCTGTTACAAAAAGCGGCAGAATGTTTCTTGTTATAGAAGATGAGGGGCAAGGTTACGACTATAAATGTATTGCCAAAAATGCAGTAAATTCATTGGGTGATGAAGATTCATGTGAAATGAAAGTCTCAGGAAGAGGCCTTATAATAGTAGCTAACTTGAGTGAAAAGTTAAGACTAAATAAAAAAGGGAATAGAATTGTTATATTAAAAAGGTTATTGTATGAATGA
- a CDS encoding SigB/SigF/SigG family RNA polymerase sigma factor yields the protein MADNRETQVIMNSTEEHEVLFINYKQNPTVENRNEIVNKYIYLADIISKKFVNRGIDYEDIHQIACIALIKSVERFSLDRGVKFVSFATPTIVGEIKRYFRDKGSVIRIPRRIYEIYQKVNYAKEVLSHELQRVPKVDEIARHLNISEESVLEIIESWNAYNIQSFEQNVYADDDLELHETIGAEDVTFEKIENRDFLEKSLNKFNEAEIEFIKMRYFNNKTQKQIADRLGVSQMYVSRLEKKVLDKFRTILGKA from the coding sequence ATGGCAGATAACAGAGAGACTCAGGTCATAATGAATTCTACTGAAGAGCATGAAGTATTATTTATAAACTATAAACAAAACCCTACTGTGGAAAATAGGAATGAGATCGTAAACAAGTACATTTATCTCGCAGATATAATATCGAAGAAGTTTGTAAACAGAGGCATTGATTACGAAGATATACACCAGATAGCTTGTATTGCTCTTATTAAGTCAGTTGAACGCTTTAGCCTTGATAGGGGGGTTAAGTTTGTAAGCTTTGCAACTCCCACTATAGTGGGCGAGATCAAGAGGTACTTCCGTGATAAAGGCTCTGTTATAAGAATCCCAAGAAGAATTTATGAAATTTACCAGAAGGTCAATTATGCAAAGGAAGTTTTATCCCATGAACTTCAAAGGGTTCCGAAAGTAGATGAAATAGCGAGGCATCTGAATATAAGTGAGGAAAGCGTTCTTGAGATTATCGAGTCATGGAATGCATATAATATCCAATCCTTTGAGCAGAACGTATATGCTGATGACGATCTTGAGCTGCATGAAACAATAGGAGCAGAAGACGTTACTTTTGAAAAAATAGAAAACAGAGATTTTCTTGAAAAAAGCTTAAACAAGTTTAATGAAGCAGAGATAGAATTTATCAAAATGAGATACTTTAATAATAAAACTCAAAAGCAGATTGCCGACAGGTTGGGGGTATCTCAGATGTATGTTTCCAGATTGGAAAAAAAGGTACTTGACAAATTCAGGACAATATTGGGTAAAGCGTGA
- a CDS encoding anti-sigma regulatory factor, with product MNNNYDKIEISLPFKAEYVSIARLTSSGIANRLGFDIEVIEDIKVAIAEVCNKLVSAGSTEADFFTIAFYVYADKLKVVFNCEDKSLKCIFNSETDELGISIINALMDEVELCTSNAYLFSMSKALEGNI from the coding sequence ATGAACAATAATTATGATAAGATAGAAATATCTCTGCCTTTTAAAGCTGAGTATGTAAGCATAGCAAGATTAACCTCTTCAGGTATAGCTAATAGATTAGGGTTTGATATAGAAGTCATTGAAGACATAAAAGTAGCTATAGCGGAAGTATGTAATAAACTGGTTAGTGCCGGAAGCACGGAAGCAGATTTTTTTACAATCGCATTCTATGTTTATGCAGATAAGCTCAAAGTAGTTTTTAATTGCGAGGACAAATCTCTAAAATGTATCTTTAATAGTGAGACTGATGAGCTGGGAATATCCATAATTAATGCATTGATGGATGAAGTTGAGTTGTGTACAAGCAATGCTTACCTGTTTTCCATGTCAAAAGCTCTTGAGGGGAATATCTGA
- a CDS encoding STAS domain-containing protein, with the protein MSSELIVREEQTNDAVNVFVSGEVDIYTSQKLKEKLYSIVDTAQKDLRIDCGELNYIDSTGLGIFVGTLKKAKQNDKKIYICNLKDSIKKLFLITGLDKLFILE; encoded by the coding sequence ATGTCAAGTGAGCTGATAGTAAGAGAAGAACAGACTAATGATGCAGTTAATGTTTTTGTATCAGGTGAAGTGGATATATATACTTCGCAGAAGCTAAAAGAAAAGCTATATAGCATAGTGGACACTGCACAAAAGGATTTGAGAATTGATTGCGGAGAGCTAAACTATATAGACAGCACGGGTTTGGGAATATTTGTGGGCACACTAAAAAAGGCCAAACAGAATGATAAAAAGATATATATATGTAATTTGAAGGACAGCATAAAGAAATTATTCCTGATTACTGGTTTGGATAAGCTCTTTATTTTAGAATAA